From the Pectobacterium carotovorum genome, one window contains:
- the sbcD gene encoding exonuclease subunit SbcD yields the protein MRIIHTADWHLGQYFYTKSRAAEHQAFLHWLIAQVEQHQVDAIIVAGDIFDNGSPPSYAREMYYSFVVALQRTGCQLIILGGNHDSVAMLNESRDLLACLNTRVIACASDDPAQQVLLLENRQQQPGALLCAIPFLRPRDVLTSKAGQSGDEKQLALQEAITAHYQQCYQLACQKRDELGLPLPVIATGHLTTIGATASESVRDIYIGTLDAFPAQAFPPADYIALGHIHRPQRVTQSEHIRYSGSPIPLSFDELNSEKSVCLVSFTPDASPPIPPQIDILPIPVTQPMQLIKGSLSDIERQLAAFQNYQGDKPVWLDIEINTQDYLSDMQKRVQSMTENLPVEVLLLRRTREQRLQAMTQQDKETLNELSVHDVFERRLATETDMEEGRQQRVRTLFNQVIDELENSEPAK from the coding sequence ATGCGCATTATCCACACCGCCGATTGGCATTTAGGACAATATTTTTATACCAAAAGCCGCGCCGCTGAACATCAGGCTTTTCTTCACTGGCTCATCGCTCAGGTGGAGCAGCATCAGGTCGATGCCATTATAGTCGCAGGCGATATTTTTGATAACGGCTCGCCCCCCAGCTATGCGCGGGAAATGTATTATAGCTTCGTGGTAGCGCTACAGCGCACAGGCTGCCAGCTCATCATTCTCGGCGGAAATCATGATTCCGTCGCGATGTTAAACGAATCCCGCGATTTGCTGGCCTGCCTGAACACGCGCGTGATTGCCTGCGCCAGCGACGATCCGGCCCAGCAGGTGCTCCTGTTGGAAAACCGTCAGCAGCAGCCCGGCGCCCTGCTCTGCGCCATTCCTTTTTTACGTCCACGCGATGTATTGACCAGCAAAGCCGGGCAATCAGGGGATGAAAAACAGCTGGCGCTACAGGAAGCGATTACCGCGCACTACCAGCAGTGTTACCAACTGGCTTGCCAAAAGCGCGATGAACTTGGCCTGCCGCTGCCGGTTATTGCAACCGGGCACCTGACGACAATTGGCGCAACCGCCTCGGAATCGGTACGCGATATCTATATTGGTACGCTCGATGCTTTCCCTGCCCAGGCTTTTCCCCCTGCGGATTATATCGCGCTCGGCCATATTCACCGCCCGCAGCGCGTGACCCAAAGCGAGCATATTCGCTACAGCGGTTCGCCTATCCCGCTGAGTTTTGACGAACTCAACAGTGAGAAGTCCGTTTGTCTGGTCAGTTTTACACCAGACGCGTCGCCGCCCATTCCCCCGCAGATAGACATCCTGCCTATTCCCGTCACTCAGCCGATGCAGTTGATTAAAGGTAGCCTGAGCGACATTGAACGACAGCTGGCCGCATTCCAGAACTATCAGGGTGACAAACCCGTGTGGCTGGATATCGAAATCAACACGCAGGATTATCTCAGCGACATGCAAAAACGCGTTCAGTCAATGACCGAGAATCTGCCCGTTGAAGTACTGCTGCTGCGCCGCACGCGTGAACAGCGCCTGCAGGCAATGACGCAACAGGACAAGGAAACGCTGAACGAGCTCAGCGTACATGACGTTTTTGAACGTCGTCTGGCAACGGAGACAGACATGGAAGAGGGTCGCCAGCAGCGTGTCCGCACGCTGTTTAATCAGGTTATTGATGAACTGGAAAATAGCGAGCCCGCCAAATGA
- the phoB gene encoding phosphate response regulator transcription factor PhoB: protein MAKRILVVEDEAPIREMVCFVLEQNGYQPVEAEDYDSAVTQLSEPFPELVLLDWMLPGGSGLQFIKHMKREALTRDIPVMMLTARGEEEDRVRGLEVGADDYITKPFSPKELVARIKAVMRRISPMAVEEVIEMRGLSLDPSSHRVTTEEHALDMGPTEFKLLHFFMTHPERVYSREQLLNHVWGTNVYVEDRTVDVHIRRLRKALETSGHDKMVQTVRGTGYRFSTRY, encoded by the coding sequence ATGGCAAAACGCATATTAGTCGTGGAAGATGAAGCACCAATTCGTGAAATGGTCTGCTTTGTACTGGAGCAAAATGGTTATCAACCAGTTGAAGCCGAAGATTATGACAGCGCGGTAACGCAACTGTCGGAGCCGTTCCCAGAACTGGTGTTATTGGACTGGATGCTGCCAGGAGGTTCGGGCCTGCAATTCATTAAGCATATGAAGCGCGAGGCGCTGACGCGTGATATTCCGGTGATGATGTTGACCGCACGCGGTGAAGAAGAAGACCGTGTACGCGGGCTTGAAGTGGGTGCGGATGATTACATTACCAAGCCGTTTTCACCCAAAGAATTAGTGGCGCGTATCAAAGCCGTGATGCGCCGTATTTCACCGATGGCGGTGGAAGAAGTCATTGAAATGCGTGGCCTGAGCCTCGATCCTTCCTCGCATCGCGTGACGACCGAAGAGCACGCGTTGGACATGGGGCCGACGGAATTTAAGCTGCTGCATTTCTTTATGACGCATCCTGAACGTGTTTATAGCCGGGAACAGTTGCTGAATCACGTTTGGGGCACTAACGTTTATGTTGAGGATCGTACTGTCGACGTCCATATTCGTCGCCTGCGTAAAGCGCTGGAAACCAGCGGACATGACAAAATGGTGCAAACCGTTCGGGGAACGGGCTACCGTTTTTCAACGCGTTACTGA
- the phoR gene encoding phosphate regulon sensor histidine kinase PhoR, with protein sequence MLERLSWKRLALELAFFCLPALLLGLIFGYLPWFLLVAVLGLLCWNFYNQLKLSYWLWVDRSMTPPPGRWSWEPLFYGLYQMQLRNRRRRRELALLIKRFRSGAESLPDAVVITTEEGTIFWCNHLAQHLLNFRWPEDNGQNILNLLRYPEFTNYMKGQDFSRPLTLQLNNSHHVEFRVMPYSEGQLLMVVRDITQMHQLEGARRNFFANVSHELRTPLTVLQGYLEMMQEETLDAALRGKALNTMQEQTRRMDGLVKQLLTLSRIEAATAIDLNEKVDIPLMLRVLQREAQTLSQGRHEIVFRVNENLRVFGNEEQLRSAVSNLVYNAINHTPAGTRIEVCWQKIPQGAQFQVSDNGPGIAAEHLPRLTERFYRVDKARSRQTGGSGLGLAIVKHALSHHDSRLEIMSEDGLGSRFVFTLPNRLIVPASLAENTVKPSA encoded by the coding sequence GTGCTAGAACGTTTATCCTGGAAAAGGCTGGCATTGGAGCTAGCTTTTTTTTGTTTGCCCGCTTTGCTGCTAGGGCTGATTTTTGGTTATCTGCCCTGGTTTCTGCTGGTCGCCGTATTAGGCTTACTCTGCTGGAACTTTTATAACCAGCTGAAACTCTCTTATTGGCTGTGGGTTGACCGCAGTATGACGCCACCGCCCGGTCGCTGGAGCTGGGAGCCGCTGTTTTACGGGCTCTACCAGATGCAACTGCGTAACCGACGCCGACGCCGTGAACTGGCGCTTCTGATCAAACGGTTTCGCAGCGGGGCTGAATCCTTGCCGGATGCCGTGGTGATCACCACCGAAGAAGGAACGATCTTCTGGTGTAATCATCTGGCGCAGCACCTGCTCAATTTCCGCTGGCCGGAGGATAACGGTCAGAATATCCTCAACTTATTGCGCTACCCCGAATTCACGAATTACATGAAAGGGCAAGACTTTAGCCGTCCTCTCACGTTGCAGTTGAATAATTCCCACCATGTTGAATTCCGCGTGATGCCCTATTCCGAAGGGCAACTGCTGATGGTAGTGCGCGATATTACGCAGATGCATCAGCTTGAAGGCGCCAGACGTAACTTTTTTGCCAATGTGAGCCATGAGCTGCGTACGCCGCTGACGGTGTTGCAGGGCTATCTGGAAATGATGCAGGAAGAAACGCTGGATGCGGCGCTGCGAGGGAAAGCGCTGAATACCATGCAGGAACAGACCCGGCGTATGGACGGGCTGGTCAAACAGCTGCTGACCTTGTCCCGCATTGAAGCGGCGACGGCGATCGATCTGAATGAAAAAGTCGATATTCCATTGATGCTGCGCGTGTTGCAGCGTGAAGCGCAGACTCTGAGCCAGGGGCGTCATGAGATCGTCTTTCGTGTGAACGAAAATCTCCGCGTGTTTGGTAATGAAGAACAGCTGCGCAGCGCGGTATCCAATTTGGTGTATAACGCGATCAACCATACGCCAGCAGGAACACGCATTGAGGTTTGCTGGCAGAAGATCCCGCAGGGTGCACAATTTCAGGTCAGCGATAACGGACCGGGAATTGCGGCCGAGCATTTGCCGCGTCTGACGGAGCGCTTTTATCGGGTCGATAAGGCGCGTTCACGCCAGACGGGCGGCAGTGGCCTGGGGCTGGCGATTGTTAAACATGCGCTCAGCCATCATGATTCCCGCCTGGAAATCATGAGTGAGGATGGTCTGGGATCGCGTTTTGTCTTTACGTTGCCGAATCGGTTGATTGTCCCTGCCTCTCTGGCTGAAAATACGGTGAAACCTTCGGCCTGA
- a CDS encoding phosphate ABC transporter substrate-binding protein, with protein MTSATRIAGAFLLLFSAFCAAQPRQMLAGNLSSAGSDTLANLMAFWAADFSQHYPNVNLQIQAAGSSSAPTSLASGAAQLGPMSRAMKASEIEAFVQHYGYPPLAVPVAMDALVVLVNQDNPLPGLNLSQLDAIFSITQRCGNHQPIKQWGDLGLRGSWEKRTLLRYGRNSASGTYGFFKQKALCRGDFLPQVNELPGSASVVQAVAASTDAIGYASVGFRTSGVRMLPLAAQGSDYIYPSTENIRSGLYPYTRYLYIYVNKAPSQPLEALTAAFLDRVLSETGQSLVNQDGYLPLPEETRRQARQQIGLPE; from the coding sequence ATGACATCCGCCACTCGTATTGCGGGCGCTTTTTTACTGCTGTTCAGCGCGTTTTGCGCTGCGCAGCCTCGTCAGATGCTGGCGGGCAACCTCTCCAGCGCGGGGTCGGATACGCTGGCTAACCTGATGGCCTTTTGGGCGGCGGATTTCAGTCAGCATTACCCGAACGTCAATTTACAGATTCAGGCCGCCGGATCATCTTCTGCGCCGACGTCTCTGGCGTCGGGTGCAGCGCAGCTTGGGCCGATGAGCAGGGCGATGAAGGCCAGCGAAATTGAGGCGTTCGTCCAGCATTATGGCTATCCACCCCTAGCGGTGCCGGTAGCGATGGATGCGCTGGTCGTGCTGGTCAATCAGGATAACCCGTTGCCAGGGCTGAACTTGTCGCAGCTGGACGCCATCTTTTCGATTACGCAACGCTGCGGTAACCACCAACCGATAAAACAGTGGGGCGATCTCGGCTTACGCGGCAGTTGGGAAAAGCGCACGCTACTGCGCTATGGGCGAAACTCTGCGTCGGGAACCTATGGGTTCTTTAAGCAAAAGGCGCTGTGCCGTGGCGATTTCCTTCCTCAGGTTAATGAGCTGCCTGGCTCGGCATCTGTTGTACAGGCGGTGGCTGCTTCAACTGATGCCATCGGCTATGCCAGCGTGGGCTTTCGTACCAGCGGCGTGAGAATGCTGCCGTTAGCCGCACAAGGGAGCGACTACATTTACCCCTCGACTGAAAATATCCGCAGCGGTTTATATCCCTACACCCGTTACCTTTACATCTATGTGAACAAAGCGCCCAGCCAGCCGCTGGAAGCGCTGACGGCGGCATTTTTAGATCGCGTGCTGTCCGAAACGGGGCAGTCGCTGGTGAATCAGGATGGTTATTTACCGCTGCCGGAAGAAACACGTCGTCAGGCGCGCCAGCAGATTGGCCTGCCAGAATAA
- a CDS encoding cobalamin-independent methionine synthase II family protein, protein MANTLSPFRADIVGSFLRPAAIKQARLQHQAGEIDDIALRNIEDREILRVVEKQREAGLQIVTDGELRRAWWHFDFFADLHGVERYEADHGIQFNGIQTKSHAIRVVDKVSFNPQHPMLDHFRYLNSISGDAVAKMTIPSPSVMHFRGGRKAIDATVYPDLADYFDDLAQTWRDAIHAFYDAGCRFLQLDDTVWAYLCSDDQKRQIRERGEDPAQLARTYADVLNKALADKPADLVIGLHVCRGNFRSTWISEGGYEPVAEILFGEVNVDAFFLEYDTERAGGFEPLRFVKPGHQQVVLGLITTKNGELEDAEVVQARIAEAAKYVDLSQICLSPQCGFASTEEGNSLTEEQQWNKLKLVVDIANRVW, encoded by the coding sequence ATGGCGAACACCTTATCCCCTTTCCGTGCCGATATCGTCGGCAGTTTCTTACGTCCGGCAGCCATTAAACAGGCTCGTCTGCAACATCAGGCGGGTGAGATCGATGATATTGCGCTGCGTAACATTGAAGATCGTGAGATTCTGCGAGTGGTAGAAAAGCAGCGTGAAGCGGGCTTACAGATTGTGACGGATGGTGAACTGCGTCGTGCCTGGTGGCACTTCGACTTTTTTGCTGATTTGCACGGCGTGGAGCGCTACGAAGCCGATCACGGTATTCAATTCAACGGTATTCAGACGAAATCTCATGCGATTCGCGTCGTGGATAAAGTGAGCTTCAATCCTCAGCACCCTATGCTCGATCATTTCCGCTACCTGAACAGCATTTCTGGTGACGCGGTCGCTAAAATGACGATTCCTAGCCCCAGCGTGATGCATTTCCGCGGCGGGCGTAAAGCGATTGATGCGACGGTTTATCCCGATCTGGCTGACTATTTCGACGATCTGGCGCAAACCTGGCGCGATGCGATTCATGCATTTTATGACGCCGGCTGCCGCTTCCTGCAACTGGATGACACCGTGTGGGCCTACCTGTGCTCTGACGATCAAAAACGCCAGATCCGTGAACGTGGTGAAGACCCGGCACAGCTGGCGCGGACATACGCCGACGTGTTGAACAAAGCGCTGGCTGATAAGCCTGCGGATTTGGTCATCGGTTTACACGTTTGCCGCGGTAACTTCCGCTCTACCTGGATTTCTGAAGGCGGCTATGAGCCTGTTGCAGAGATTCTGTTTGGTGAAGTGAATGTCGATGCATTCTTCCTGGAATACGACACCGAGAGAGCGGGTGGATTTGAGCCGCTGCGCTTTGTGAAGCCGGGCCATCAGCAGGTGGTTCTGGGGCTGATCACCACGAAGAACGGTGAACTGGAAGATGCCGAAGTGGTGCAGGCTCGTATCGCTGAAGCGGCAAAATATGTCGATCTCAGCCAGATTTGCCTGAGCCCACAGTGTGGTTTTGCTTCAACGGAAGAGGGCAACAGCCTGACGGAAGAGCAGCAGTGGAATAAGCTGAAGCTTGTCGTGGATATCGCTAATCGCGTGTGGTAA
- the brnQ gene encoding branched-chain amino acid transport system II carrier protein, with amino-acid sequence MSHRLTSKDIVALGFMTFALFVGAGNIIFPPMVGLQSGEHVWTAAFGFLLTAVGLPVLTVIALARVGGGVDALSSPIGKKAGVVLATVCYLAVGPLFATPRTATVSFEVGLAPLVGNGASPLLIYSLIYFAIVIAISLYPGKLLDTVGHVLAPLKIIALAVLGIAAVLWPAGTPIPATEAYEQLPFSNGFVNGYLTMDTLGAMVFGIVIVNAARSRGVASPVLLTRYTVWAGLIAGIGLTLVYLSLFQLGSVSGELVPQAQNGAEILHAYVQHTFGNMGSSFLALLIFIACLVTAVGLTCACAEFFAQYLPLSYRTLVFVLGTFSMVVSNLGLSHLIQLSIPVLTAIYPPCIILVLLSFTLRWWNSASRIVAPVMLVSLLFGMIDGIKSSALKSLLPEWSLNLPLSEQGLAWLPPSLLVLLVAVIYDRLCGRQEVTVHQ; translated from the coding sequence ATGAGTCATCGTTTAACGTCCAAAGATATTGTGGCATTAGGTTTTATGACCTTTGCTTTATTCGTGGGGGCTGGAAATATTATTTTTCCGCCTATGGTGGGATTGCAGTCGGGAGAGCACGTTTGGACAGCGGCATTTGGCTTCCTGCTGACTGCGGTTGGTCTACCGGTGTTGACCGTGATCGCACTGGCCCGGGTTGGTGGTGGCGTTGATGCGCTCAGCTCGCCAATTGGTAAAAAAGCGGGCGTGGTTCTGGCCACGGTATGCTATCTGGCCGTTGGGCCACTATTCGCTACGCCGCGTACGGCAACCGTGTCGTTTGAAGTCGGCCTGGCTCCTCTGGTCGGCAACGGAGCGTCTCCGCTGCTGATTTATAGCCTGATTTATTTTGCCATTGTTATCGCGATTTCTCTGTATCCGGGCAAACTGCTGGATACGGTTGGTCATGTGCTCGCGCCGCTGAAAATCATTGCACTGGCGGTATTGGGTATTGCGGCTGTGCTGTGGCCTGCGGGTACGCCGATTCCCGCGACGGAAGCGTATGAGCAACTGCCGTTCTCCAATGGCTTCGTCAACGGCTATCTGACGATGGATACGCTGGGCGCGATGGTCTTTGGTATCGTGATCGTCAATGCGGCCCGCTCACGCGGGGTGGCAAGCCCTGTTCTGCTGACGCGTTATACCGTGTGGGCTGGGCTTATTGCCGGTATTGGCCTGACATTAGTTTATTTGAGCCTGTTCCAGCTCGGTTCCGTCAGTGGTGAACTGGTGCCGCAGGCGCAGAATGGAGCAGAGATTCTCCATGCCTATGTGCAACACACATTCGGTAACATGGGGAGCAGTTTCCTGGCATTGCTAATCTTTATCGCCTGTCTGGTGACAGCGGTGGGGCTAACCTGTGCCTGTGCGGAATTCTTTGCACAATACCTGCCGTTGTCTTACCGCACGCTGGTGTTTGTGCTCGGAACGTTCTCGATGGTGGTGTCTAATCTTGGTTTGAGCCATCTGATTCAACTTTCCATTCCCGTACTGACGGCGATTTATCCTCCGTGTATCATTCTGGTTTTACTGAGCTTTACGCTGCGCTGGTGGAATAGCGCTTCGCGTATTGTGGCTCCCGTCATGTTAGTCAGTCTGTTATTTGGCATGATTGATGGTATAAAATCGTCGGCTTTAAAATCGCTGTTGCCAGAGTGGAGCCTCAACCTGCCGCTGAGCGAGCAAGGGTTGGCTTGGTTACCACCGTCACTGCTGGTTTTACTGGTTGCAGTGATTTACGACAGACTTTGTGGTCGTCAGGAAGTTACGGTACATCAATAA
- the proY gene encoding proline-specific permease ProY — MEQPSSKLKRGLSTRHIRFIALGSAIGTGLFYGSASAIQMAGPSVLLAYLIGGVVAYIIMRALGEMSVHNPQSSSFSRYAQDYLGPLAGYITGWTYCFEMLIVAIADVTAFGIYMGVWFPAVPHWVWVLSVVLIIGAINLMNVKAFGELEFWLSFFKVATIIIMIVAGIGIIVWGIGNGGEPTGIHNLWSNGGFFSNGVMGMILSLQLVMFAYGGVEIIGITAGEAKDPHKSIPRAINSVPWRILVFYVGTLFVIMSIYPWNQVGTNGSPFVLTFQHMGITAAAGILNFVVITASLSAINSDVFGVGRMLHGMAEQGHAPKVFSRISKRGIPWVTVVVMMMALLVAVYLNYIMPGKVFLVIASLATFATVWVWIMILFSQIAFRRRLSPDEVKALAFPLRGGIATSVFGIIFLFFIIGLIGYFPDTRVSLYVGIIWILLLLVGYVWKKKRQNAVAAQN, encoded by the coding sequence ATGGAACAACCATCTTCCAAGCTCAAGCGTGGGTTAAGCACGCGGCATATTCGCTTTATCGCCCTTGGCTCAGCGATCGGAACCGGTCTTTTTTATGGTTCCGCGAGTGCGATCCAAATGGCTGGCCCCAGTGTGTTACTGGCTTATCTGATCGGTGGGGTTGTCGCATACATCATCATGCGCGCCCTGGGCGAAATGTCGGTACACAACCCGCAGTCCAGTTCATTTTCTCGCTATGCGCAAGATTACCTCGGGCCATTAGCGGGGTATATCACCGGCTGGACCTACTGCTTTGAGATGCTGATTGTCGCCATTGCCGATGTGACCGCATTTGGCATCTACATGGGCGTCTGGTTCCCTGCGGTGCCGCACTGGGTGTGGGTCTTGAGCGTGGTACTCATCATTGGCGCCATCAACCTGATGAATGTAAAAGCCTTTGGTGAACTGGAGTTCTGGCTCTCTTTCTTCAAGGTTGCCACCATTATCATCATGATCGTTGCCGGGATTGGCATCATCGTTTGGGGTATTGGCAACGGCGGCGAACCGACCGGCATCCATAATCTCTGGAGCAATGGTGGGTTCTTCAGTAACGGTGTGATGGGGATGATTCTCTCGCTGCAACTGGTTATGTTTGCGTATGGCGGCGTGGAGATCATCGGGATTACCGCCGGTGAGGCTAAAGATCCGCATAAATCCATCCCTCGCGCGATTAACTCTGTGCCGTGGCGTATTCTGGTGTTCTATGTCGGTACGCTGTTCGTGATTATGTCGATTTATCCGTGGAATCAGGTCGGGACCAATGGGAGCCCGTTCGTGCTGACGTTCCAGCATATGGGTATTACGGCGGCGGCCGGTATCCTGAATTTTGTCGTGATTACTGCGTCGCTGTCGGCGATTAACAGCGATGTCTTCGGTGTAGGCCGTATGCTGCACGGAATGGCGGAACAGGGGCATGCACCAAAGGTGTTTAGCCGCATTTCCAAACGCGGTATTCCGTGGGTCACAGTGGTTGTGATGATGATGGCGCTGCTGGTAGCGGTGTACCTGAACTACATTATGCCCGGCAAAGTTTTCCTAGTGATTGCTTCACTGGCAACGTTTGCGACGGTGTGGGTGTGGATCATGATTCTGTTCTCTCAGATTGCGTTCCGTCGCCGTCTGAGCCCGGATGAAGTGAAGGCGCTGGCGTTTCCACTGCGTGGGGGGATCGCGACCTCCGTGTTCGGCATTATCTTCCTGTTCTTCATCATCGGCCTGATTGGCTACTTCCCGGACACGCGTGTGTCGCTGTATGTCGGTATTATCTGGATATTGCTGCTCTTAGTGGGCTATGTCTGGAAGAAGAAGCGTCAGAATGCGGTAGCGGCACAGAATTAA